A genomic segment from Verrucomicrobiota bacterium encodes:
- a CDS encoding DUF362 domain-containing protein codes for MSATFGRENPGLVAVTRGTSGYGGGGEVSRQVEATLAMLDFPSDFWGPGQKVVLKPNWVKEHDERRPGPGAWEHVVTHPEVIESVASWVAGRLEGAGSVTICDAPQTDSSFTALRRYCGLDGMMERLRSKHPGVEFRLVDLRPEEWHAVDGVTVAKTALPGDPAGDTRIELNEASEFVGYGGLGRLYGASYDMEETNRKHAGTTHEYLLCRTPMEADIFINLPKLKTHKKVGLTCALKNLVGINANKNWLPHHTEGTPDLGGDQFPLSHAKARLEHRWMGAAKRWLKHRPGWSRFFVPLKKAGRWFFGDTQKVVRSGNWHGNDTCWRMVLDLNKCLFFFDGEGKRRPSPRKYLAVVDGIVAGEGNGPMAPDRRECGLILAGTHPLAVDCVAASAMGFEPERIRLLERAFRMRELRFADFSRDAIRVVSNVEEWTGGLGEFDAGFRFKPHFGWVGAIEKREGVPKVGNG; via the coding sequence GTGAGTGCGACATTCGGTCGGGAGAATCCCGGGTTGGTGGCGGTGACACGAGGGACTTCGGGGTATGGGGGGGGCGGTGAGGTTTCGCGGCAAGTGGAGGCAACGCTGGCGATGCTGGATTTTCCCTCAGATTTTTGGGGGCCGGGACAGAAGGTGGTGTTGAAGCCGAACTGGGTGAAGGAGCACGATGAGCGGCGGCCGGGGCCGGGGGCGTGGGAGCACGTGGTGACGCATCCGGAAGTGATCGAGTCCGTGGCGTCCTGGGTGGCGGGGAGACTGGAGGGGGCGGGTTCGGTGACGATCTGCGACGCCCCGCAAACGGACTCCTCCTTCACGGCGTTGCGCCGTTACTGCGGGTTGGATGGGATGATGGAGCGACTGCGATCAAAGCATCCCGGCGTGGAGTTTCGGCTGGTGGATTTGCGTCCCGAGGAGTGGCATGCGGTGGACGGGGTGACGGTGGCGAAAACGGCGCTGCCTGGCGATCCGGCCGGGGACACGCGGATCGAGTTAAACGAAGCCAGTGAATTTGTGGGCTACGGAGGGTTGGGGAGATTGTATGGGGCTTCCTACGACATGGAGGAGACGAACCGGAAGCATGCGGGGACGACCCATGAGTATCTGCTCTGTCGAACGCCGATGGAGGCGGATATTTTCATCAATCTTCCAAAGTTGAAAACGCACAAGAAGGTGGGGTTGACCTGTGCGTTGAAGAATCTGGTGGGGATCAACGCGAACAAGAACTGGCTTCCGCATCATACCGAGGGCACTCCGGATTTAGGTGGCGATCAATTCCCGTTGAGTCATGCGAAGGCGAGGTTGGAGCATCGATGGATGGGGGCTGCGAAGAGGTGGCTGAAACATCGCCCGGGATGGTCGCGTTTCTTTGTGCCTTTGAAGAAGGCGGGCCGTTGGTTTTTTGGTGATACGCAAAAGGTGGTTCGATCGGGGAACTGGCACGGCAACGATACTTGCTGGCGGATGGTGCTGGACCTGAACAAGTGTCTGTTCTTTTTCGATGGGGAGGGGAAGCGGCGGCCAAGTCCGCGGAAGTATTTGGCGGTGGTGGACGGGATTGTGGCGGGGGAAGGGAACGGGCCGATGGCGCCCGATCGCCGGGAGTGCGGGTTGATCCTGGCGGGGACGCATCCGCTGGCGGTGGATTGTGTGGCGGCGTCGGCGATGGGATTCGAACCGGAGCGGATTCGGCTTTTGGAGCGTGCGTTTCGGATGCGGGAGCTTCGATTCGCGGATTTTTCCAGGGACGCGATTCGAGTGGTTTCGAATGTGGAGGAGTGGACGGGAGGCTTGGGAGAATTCGATGCGGGTTTTCGGTTCAAGCCTCACTTTGGTTGGGTGGGG